A genome region from Scomber japonicus isolate fScoJap1 chromosome 15, fScoJap1.pri, whole genome shotgun sequence includes the following:
- the LOC128373898 gene encoding zona pellucida sperm-binding protein 4-like, which translates to MAGLRVELLVVVVTGFLLLVSVRGWERINETQLINFYERGQWEETRTSPDDSSDYDDGEDTIPDIGGAAIIDNFDPFADHGFQEEADSGPRNWASSIDSGFAVEFVDVPPRSWTSMISPSSPGLDVVCSEAGFQISLPAGSLSDAKVLGSSDLLSVMEAPESCEYDVNPLQSTFSVPFTGCNVKQDVDSYSLQLLYIDEGGEIRISTASCDKSQIFNSGLFPRASSSKCPSNPTTAPTTSPSKSLNCAVPTGEQVTCAPSGVPSSECEALGCCKDPSTAACYYPLDECTADQHFVFAIRSNCESIPSMPVDPTKLVIPGHPNCKPVIVNDKVAIFKFKVTECGARAFEVGETKIYLAEVQTTVKALNLKYGVITRDDPLRFMVECRYSKGPMGDTQLSLTSVGYLVKIPTSPLPPSVDGNGLYGVQLRIAKDKTYSSYFPTYHQPLRLLLGKPVYLELRLKSPKPNAVILVNYCVAYPRSAKNALVLIYEGCANPNDPSVSVLVVSNLPKNRYQRRFMVRAFQFMDQKTNKYLDEEIYFMCSAEVCRPDERTCEERCFDGNSP; encoded by the exons ATGGCTGGGCTCAGGGTCGAGTTGTTGGTGGTCGTCGTGACCGGGTTTCTGCTGCTGGTTTCGGTTCGGGGCTGGGAGCGGATCAACGAAACTCAACTTATTAATTTCTATGAAAGGGGACAGTGGGAAGAAACTCGTACGTCACCGG ATGACAGCAGTGACTACGACGATGGCGAAGATACAATTCCTGACATTGGAGGTGCTGCCATCATTGACAACTTTGACCCTTTTGCTGACCATGGATTCCAGGAGGAGGCAGATTCTGGTCCAAGAAACTGGGCCAGCAGCATTGATAGTGGATTTGCAGTGGAATTTGTAGATGTCCCACCAAGGAGCTGGACCAGCATGATCAGTCCAAGTTCACCTGGGCTTGATGTTGTCTGCAGTGAAGCTGGCTTCCAAATTAGTCTGCCAGCAGGTTCTTTGAGTGACGCTAAAGTTTTGG GCTCATCGGACCTGCTGTCTGTCATGGAAGCTCCAGAGTCTTGCGAATATGACGTGAATCCTCTCCAGAGCACCTTTAGTGTACCCTTCACTGGGTGCAATGTGAAACAAGAT GTTGACAGCTACAGCCTGCAGTTGTTGTACATCGATGAGGGTGGTGAGATACGGATTTCCACTGCATCTTGTGATAAAAGTCAGATCTTTAACTCTGGCCTTTTTCCTCGTGCCAGTAGCTCAAAGTGCCCAAGTAACCCAACTACTGCACCTACAACATCACCATCAAAATCACTAA ACTGTGCTGTGCCCACTGGGGAGCAGGTGACTTGTGCACCTTCAGGAGTACCTTCCTCAGAATGTGAAGCGTTGGGATGCTGTAAGGATCCTTCTACAGCTGCCTGCTACTACCCATTGGATG AATGCACTGCTGATCAACACTTTGTTTTTGCCATTCGCTCCAACTGTGAATCCATCCCATCAATGCCTGTGGATCCCACTAAGCTCGTAATTCCTGGGCATCCAAACTGTAAACCAGTCATTGTTAATGACAAGGTTGCCATCTTTAAGTTTAAGGTTACAGAGTGTGGAGCTCGTGCTTTT GAAGTTGGTGAGACAAAGATCTACCTTGCTGAAGTTCAGACTACTGTCAAAGCTTTGAATCTGAAGTATGGTGTAATCACAAGAGATGATCCACTTAG gTTCATGGTTGAGTGCCGCTACAGCAAGGGTCCAATGGGAGATACTCAGTTGTCACTGACCAGTGTTGGATACTTGGTCAAGATCCCAACTTCACCCTTGCCGCCATCAGTTGACGGCAATGGCTTATATGGTGTTCAATTACGAATTGCTAAAG ATAAGACCTATTCAAGTTACTTTCCCACTTACCACCAGCCCTTGCGGCTACTCCTTGGCAAACCTGTTTACCTTGAACTACGCCTGAAGTCTCCAAAACCAAATGCAGTGATTCTTGTTAATTACTGTGTAGCTTACCCTCGTTCTGCAAAGAATGCCCTGGTGCTCATCTATGAAGG GTGTGCCAACCCTAATGATCCAAGTGTGTCAGTCCTTGTAGTCAGTAACCTTCCAAAAAATCGCTACCAGAGACGCTTCATGGTCAGGGCCTTCCAGTTTATGGATCAAAAGACCAACAAGTACCTGGATGAAGAA ATCTATTTCATGTGCTCAGCTGAGGTTTGTAGACCAGATGAAAGGACATGTGAGGAGCGTTGCTTTGATGGAAAT TCACCGTAA